Genomic segment of Methanobrevibacter sp.:
GAAGCGCTAGAGCAATCTGTAGAGGATATGGACGGTCCATTTTCATACATTATAGGAACTCCACAAGGAATCGGAATAGCTAAAGATAAGTTAGGTTTAAGGCCGGGTGTGATGGCAGAAAATGATGACGTATTTGCAATTGCATCTGAAGAGGTATCTCTAAGGGAAGTAGTTGACACAAGCCATGTAGAACAAATTTCTCCTGGCGAAGTAATGGTATATGAAATTTAGGTGATTTTATGGAAGTCTTCGAAATTGATGCAGAAAATTTAACTCCTCGTGAGGTGAATTCACAAGTAAAAGAAGCTGCACCGGAATATGATAAAATCATCATCAGAAATCCGAATGCAAAACATTATCTTGTTGCAGGAGTGACAGAAGATGTTGAAATAGAACTTGACGGTTCTGTCGGATACTTTGGAGGATGTATGTGTGATGGGCCTAAAATCAAAATCAACGGAAATGCCGGTTGGTTTGTTGGAGATAACATCACCGGTGGTGAAATAATCGTTGAAGGAACTGCGGGTGATGGTGCAGGTCAAGGAATATATGATGGAACTGTAGTTGTCAGGGAATCAGTTGGTTCCAGAACCGGTGAAATCATGAAAAACGGAACAATAATCATTGGGGGAAACTCCGGATTTATGACAGGTATTTTCATGATGGGCGGTCGCATCATTATTTTAGGTGATGTTGGTGATGATGTTGCAGAATCCATTATTCGTGGTGTAATCTATGTTCGGGGTGAAATCAAAAGCTTAGGTTACAATGCAAAACTTGAAGAGTTGACCTTTGAAGATACGTTGGATCTTGAAGAAACATTATCAGAATATGACTTTGACATTGATGATTATTCAGAATTTAAAAAAATCGTTCCGGAGAGTACAAGGCCATTTTACGGTCATTAGGAGGAAATAAGCATGCCATATAGAGTTGAAAGAAATCCAGATTTATGTAAAAAAAATTTTGGCCGTCCAGGATGCTGCTGGTATTTATGTGATGACAGGGATGAAAAAATCTGCGGAAAATGTTTTTCATGTTTTAACAATTGTCCTCATGGAGTTTATGAGATTATTCAAGGTGACCCATATCCATTAAACCAAGAAAAATGTGTTGGTTGTAGGATTTGCTTGGAAATGTGTCCAAATAGGGCTATTGAAGTAAATGCAATTCCAGAAGATGCAAGACAAGGATGGGGATTCCCAGATATTGTAGAAATTGTAAGACAATCACAAACTGCTTCATATAAATTAAGAAGTACAGGTGCACTTAGGAGAATTCCTGACTTTGATGATTTGGTTGTAATTCCCGCACAAGTATCAAGACCTCCTATTGATAAATACAGGGAGCCATGTGGAACAGATGTAGTTTTAGGGGATAGATATGCAGAAAATCCTCTTAAAATTGACACACCAATTATGATTGGAGCAATGTCATTCGGAGCTCTATCAAAAGAAGCAAAAATGGCATTAGCTATTGGATCAAGTCTAGCAGGAACAGTTACAAACACTGGTGAAGGTGGAATGCTTCCAGAAGAAAGGGAACTGGCTGATAAACTTGTTGCACAATATGCATCAGGCCGTTTTGGAGTATCTGCAGACTATCTTAAGAAAGGAGATGCAATTGAGATAAAAATAGGTCAAGGAGCAAAATCAGGAATGGGAGGACATTTACTTGGTGAAAAAGTAACTGCTGAAGTATCCAGAATCAGAAATATTCCTGAAGGTTCAGATGCACTTTCTCCTGCAAGGCACATGGACATTGTCGGCCCTGAAGATTTAAGCATGAAAATATCACAATTACGTGAAATAACCGATTGGAAAGTACCGATTATGGTTAAATTTGCTTCAGGTAAAGTTGCTTCCGATGTAAAAATCGCAGCAAAAGGAGGAGCAGATATAATCGTAGTTGATGGTATGCAAGGGGGAACTGGAGCAGGTCCTGAAGTAATCATGGAACACTCCGGTATTCCATCTCTTGCTTCAATCGTGGAAGCAGACCTTGCACTTAAAGAAATTGGTCTAAGAGACCAAGTGAGCTTGGTGGCTGCTGGTGGAGTAAGGTCTGGTGCTGATCTTGCAAAAGCCATTGCACTTGGTGCGGATGCGGTTTATATTGCAACAGCCGCTTTGATTTCAATCGGATGTAGAGTATGTCAAATGTGTTATACAGGGTCATGTAGAAAAGGAATAGCTACACAGAATCTGTCCTTAAGACATAGGCTTGATTATAAAGAGATGGGTAAGAATGTGGCTAACTACATTAACACAATGACTGATGAAGCTTGTATGTTGGTTCAACAGGCTGGAAATACTCATATTACAAAACTTGAAAAAGAAAACTTGCGCGCATTAACACTTGAGGCATCAGCATTGACTGGTGTTCCTATGGCGGGCGTAGGTAGAATTTAGATATTAAATTCTTTTCTTTTTTTCTTTTTTTTCCAAAGTGCATTTTAATAATCTTCAAAATTTAGTTTTTAAAAGTTTAGATTCATCAATTTTTTTTAAAGGGGTCCTTTTTTATAATTTGCAGATGATGAATCAATGAAATTTTTTCCCCTTTGATTTATTTATGGATAAAGACAATATGTAATCATGGATATAAAAAAATTCAATAGATATTTTCTGTATTTACTTTCATTATTTATTATTTCTTTAGGGGCGGCAATATCAATTAAAGCTAATTTAGGGACCTCTCCATTAATCTGTCTGCCTTATGTTTCTAGTCTAATTTTGAATTTAAGTGTGGGGACAGTTTGTTTTATATTCAATATTGTTTTCATTGCCCTTCAGGTTCTTATTTTAAGAGGTAATTTTGAAAGGAGGCAGTTTTTACAGATAGTTGTCGGAACCATATTTTCATTTTTCATTGATTTTTCATTAATGCTGGTAAGCTTTTTGAACCCTCAAGACTATTTAAGTCAGATGGTTATATTGTTGATTAGCTGTGTCGTTGTCGCTTTTGGTGTCTTGTTTGAAATCCAAACAGAAGTTGTCTATCTTCCGGCTGATGGTTTGATAGTCGCTATTTCCAAAGCATTAAAAAAGGAATTTGCAAAGATAAAACCTTTCATTGATACATCAATGGTAATAACTGCAGCTGTATTGTCTATTGTATTTTTAGGATATCTTGCAGGAGTTCGTGAAGGAACGATAATATCTGCTGTTATTATTGGCCCCATTGTTAGAGTTTTAAAGAAGTATTTGGATTCATATATCGAACCTTTAATTAATTGAATTCAAATATACATGATTTTCTAAAGAGGTTAGAATTAAATATCATTAGTTAGCATAATATATAATTGATTAGGAGATATTGTTATGTTTAAAAAAATCGTTATTTTTTTCATGTTAAGTTTAATGTTTATTGGAGTCGCATCCGCTGTGGAAAACACTAATTTTACAGCTCCTGATGATTTTGAAGACGTGGGTGATGGAGTTTATGTATTGTATGACTCATTGAAAAATCCAGATTTGATTCTATCAGTGGTGTCCTATACAGAACATGATGCCGATGACTATATTACTAACGATACTGAGAACAATTATACTGTATTTAAAGGAGAAAATAATACCTATAATTTTGTTGATGGAAGTACTGGTGAAAAAGGTACCTTTGAGCTAATAGAAGTTGATGGTGTTAAGTTCATCGTTGATTTCGCAAAAAGGGGAATTGGTGATGAAACAGACTTCAATGAAACTTTCAACAGATTAATGGAATTCAATCAGTTGAACAGTGTAAATGCCACTAAATGGGTATAATTCCCATTTTCTTTTTCTATTTTAAAATTATTGCGTCATCAATCATTTCTATTAATAATTTATTTATTGGATTTCTAAAAGATAATGGATGTTCTTTCGGGTATTCGTCACTTAAAGGGATCACTTTAAAGCTGGACATGCATAAATCGGTTGTCCTCAGTGCAAAATAGGCCTGATATTCTCCGTTGACGATGTTTGTCATTATTCCCATATCTTCAGTGGGGTCATGGCCTGGAATTCCCTCTTCCGCATAGACTTTAAACTTTTTTACACTGTCTGCAGAAATTAAGGAATATTGCATCAGATAATAATAGTCATCCTCTTCAAGTTCATATTCGTCATATTCGATTATTTCATCGCAATCCTCATCGGGAATGTTTAAGTTTGGACTGCAGTAAGCCAGTGAAATGTAAATGCCGTCTAAGTCAAGCGCTTTGGAAATAATGTCGTAATATACATTATCTAGAGGTTGTGGTTTATATCGGTCCCCTAAAATTTCAGGGACCGTATGTGTGAATCCACCGTATTCAATGACAGTGCAATAAAAATGTTTTTCTCCAAGATAACCTGCAGTGGTTGCTTTTTCAATTGTCTTTTTAATATCGATATCTGCAGTTTCTAGTTTTTTAGCCATTTCTAAAGCTTTTTCATCGCTAATCATTAAATCACTTATTTTCCTTTAGTTTCTTGAGATTTTCTTTGAGTAGCTTGTAGATGTTTTCGGCACCGATAATCTCCTCGTCATCCACATCCCAAGTTGATGGGTATAAAATAAACGGTCTTGTCTGGCTTCCTCCAGCTCCTCCATGGCTTCCGACCAATTCCTCAAAAGCGCATACCTCATCTTTTTCGCTGTCATAAAAACTGTTTACTAAAATATCTGGAGTATGTTTAAAGGAGCTGTTTCTTTTGATATGTCTTGCAATATTGTTTCCGAACCCTTCAAGAGGATTTTTGCCTTCTATTTCGTCAGTATCTAAATAATATATTCCATCTTTTCCAATGGCCATGTCTCCTTTTTCACTTGACCTGACCACAATAAATCCGATGTATTCATTTTTCAAGATTCCTGGAATTAGCTCTGGGAAGAAATCATTTAATTCCTCATAAGTTAATCTATGGCTCCATTGCGTTAGGTAAATCATTGCAAGATTACCTGATGCAAGCACGATAACTTCAGAATCGCTTAATTCTTCACTTTCTTCTTTTTTATTTCTATTGTTAATCTTATCAATTCTTTTAGAAAATGGAACAAACGAATCTGCGTAATGCTCTTCATTTGATGACATTTTAGCAAACATGGTCATGTCCTGTGGAAGTAATGATTTGATAAAGTCTTCAAAGGATTCGCCATTTCTTTGGGTAAATGTGGCTCCATTTGTTTGGCCATGATCTGATTGAATTACAAATTGGTATTTTCTAGGAGTGTATTTAGTGGCCTTAATTAAACGTCTTATTTGTTTGTCCATTCCTTTAAGAGCATACCATGAGTCTTCATCGCGAACTCCTGAATGGTGTGCTATTTCATCGTAACCTAGGTAAGTTGAATATGCAACATCAACATCTCCAACCATCATATCTCCAATCAATGTGGAGGTGTTGATTTCCCTCATGAATACATTTGTCCCTGCTCTTGTTGGTATGTAGACAATTCCACGTTTAATTCTAGGTCGAATATTTTTGACTTTATGCTTTATTTGAGAATAGATTTCAAGCACCATTTCAGCTAAAAATAGAGAAACTATACGAGCAAAATTACTAGGATTTGAAAATACAGAAAACCAGGCCTTATTGTATAGTTTTTTCATGTTTAAAATTTTACTCATTGTAAAAATCACGTTATCTGTATCGCCGGAAAATAGATTTGACCTGCTTGCACCATTATCAACCAGTAATCCGTCTCCGTTGGAAATTCTTTCTTCCAACTCTTTAACTTTAAGGGGACCTGAACATTGCATCATCTGATTGTCGTTTTCCTTTTCAATCCATCTAAAAGCTGTTATGTTTTCGTTGTTTCCATGCAAGATTCCAGCTTGGCTTGCTCCTGTTTGTGATGATAGGTCGGTTTCCCACTCCTTTAGGGTATGGCTTTCAGATTCGATCATATTTTTGACTGTCGGCATCAAATCTTTATCAATGGCTTCACATAAAACATCATAGGCAAGGCCATCAATTTCTACAATTATTACGCCAGGATAATCTTTAACTTCTCCTTTTCTTTTCTTTTCAGCGTCTCTAAATACTGACCTATAGTATGAACCATCATCCTCCATAGTAACTAATGCTGAAAGTATTGTTGTTAAAAATGCCATGGATAACGGTGCAAGAATCATCCCAATGCCCTCTACATAAATTCCGAATATCGGTCCGAAAAATTCAAGCAGAAATCCATTTAAAATAAGTGAACCGACACCAAATGTCAAAATCAAAAACGGCATTAGAATTCTAGTTAATATAGGCCATAAAAGAGCGTTTACAAGACTTATGAAAATGACAAAGAAAAATACATCGTCTAAGTAATCTATTTTGATTCCCAGGCCTAGAAAACTAATTATATAAATCCCTAAGACATTTCCAATAAATATTATCAAACTTCTTTTCAGTGTTGTTCTTGGCGGTTTTTCATAATCTGCAATTTTTTCCATAGTCATCCCCGTAAATATTTCATAATCTCATCACAAGAGTTAGCTGTTTTAAATATATCTTCTTGTTTGTATAAAAATCCTTTTTTGCCCATTTCATCAATCATCTCAAACATCTTATCGAAAAAGTGATTGATGTTGTAGACAATAACTTCTTTATTGTGCTGTTTTAATTTTTTAAGTGTTATAATTTCAAAGAATTCGTCTAGGGTCCCTATTCCTCCAGGAGTGATTATAAAAGCATCTGAATTTTTAACAAATTCGTTTTTTCTCTCATCCATTGTGTCAACATGGATAAATGTAGTGCATTTTTCACATAGTGGCTCGAATTTTCCAATCCATTCCGGAGCAATACCAATGCTTTTTCCATCATTATCATGAACTCCTTTAGCACAAGCACCCATCATTCCGGTTTTTCCTCCGCCGAATACTAGTGTGTGTCCGTTTTTAGCTATTTCACAACCAAGTTCATAGGCAGCATCAGTATAAATTTTATCGATGTTCCTACTTCCAGATCCATAAAGGCAAATATTCATTGTTCAACTCCTAGATATCGGGGGTCTGCTCAGCAAGACACAAATGGCAAATTGCATCAACATTATCCTTTTGATTTTCTTTAACCGGGCAGAAAAATTCTCCATTTCTTTCTTCTACTTTTAGACTTCCAGGGAATTCACTTCCTACAGGGTGTATAGGTTCTTCTAGAATAAATGTGGTATATAATGCAGTGATTACATATATCAGTGGAAATTTATCGTCTGCACTATGCCTTTCCTTTTCAAAGGTTCTCTCAAGCATAGGAAAAGACTCGTCATATGCTTCTTTGTCGATAATGCCATCCTCATAATCATCGTTTTCCAGAACTTCTTTCATACGCATTATGAAATATTTAACATAAATCTCTAAATATTTTTCCCGATAATTGGCATGAACATATTCTCCGTCTTTTCTCATGTGTGCAGTAGCTAACATTAAATCATATACTGTGATTATTCTAGCATATTTTTTGAGTATTTCCATCAATTCCTTTCTTGTAATTTTATCATTTGGAGATAACTCTTTTAGTTCCACTAATATGTCTTCTGCATCCATGGTTTTTATTATAATGTTTATTATTAATAAAAATTTTTTTCAAAAATTACTTAAAAAGTGAAATCAAAACAATTAGTGGGGAAGTTATTATGGTTGATAATTTTATGGAGATTTCAAAACAAGACATTGAAAATGTCGATAATGCTTTAAAAATCAATTCTGATTATAAATTAAACAATTCCAAATTCAATGTTAAATCGTTCCAAAAGTCTAAGGATATTGTAATAATTCAATATGTTGCAAATGTTGAAAACGAGTTGGTTTTCCAAACAAAAGAAGAAAACGGAAAATATTATATTTCGGATACTTTTGACTTGTTTATGGATAGCATTGTTAATGGCAATGCTTCAAGGGATGTTTTCCAGTCTGTAAGCGAGTATTTCTATAATGTGATTGAAGATGAAAGCAAAGATTTCACAGAAGAGAAAGATGAGTTAATTGGCTTTTTATTATTGACTGAGGAATATGATGAAAATCAACTTAAAATTGATTTGGATCCTATAAAAATACGTGATGACTATAAAAATGATTATGATAGGATTTATGGTGATGAATCTTTAAATAGGGTTCAAAAAAGCCTTGCATTAAAGGAATTGGTGCATATGTCAATTTGTCAAACTGTTGATGACATTGATTTGTTTTTCACAAGGCCCTCAAATTTGACTCCTGAGGAAAATGCAGAAAAAAACAGGCAAGAAGCAAAAGCATTACAAAATGAATTGCAGTTATCATAAGTATTAAGTATTATTAAATTCATAATTTTTATTATAACTATTTGAATGATTATATGATTACTATTACAAAAAATGAGGAAGTTGTCTTAAATCAAATTAAGATATTTGACATGGAATATCCTGAAGGCATTCCTATTAATGTTTTAAGAAAAGATTTGGGATTTCATGAATATGACTTGGTTCAGATTTTAGAGGAGTTATCTGATAAGGATCTGGCTGTTTTTAATGATAATAAGGTTAGCCTATCTGAACATGAAAAGGAATTTAACACGGTTAATTCTAAAAAGGATGTTGAAGAATTGGAATTGAACATGAAAGAAAAGGAATCATATGAGTTGATTCAAGGATTGGTTGATGATAAAAATCTTATTTCTAAATATACTTTGGAAGGTCACTTATTGTATGGAGACTTGAAACTCACTAATTTTAGAATGTACCACATAATATTGTCTCTTCAGAATAAAGGGCTTTTAAAACCTCTTGAAAAAGATGATGGGGAATATTATTTCCTTGTTAAATAATATTTTTTGTTTAAAAATTATTATTTTTAGTAATATTATTTTTCAATTTAATCATAATATTTATATAATTTGACTTTTATATTAATAATTAATAAAATTAATATTTCGATGTGTTTTTTTATGATGAGAATAAGTATGTCGTTACCTAAAAAATTATTGTCCGATTTTGATGAGGTATTAAAAGAGAGAGGATACCAATCACGTTCAAAAGGAATTCGGGATGCTCTTCAAGATTATATTGTAAGATATCAATGGATGAACTCTATGGAAGGTCAAAGAATTGGAATTGTTACAATTATCTATGACCACCACTATACAGGAGTTATGGAAAATTTAGCTGAAATTCAACACAGTTTTAGAAATGAAATCAATACCAGCATGCATATTCACATGACAGATAAGTATTGTATGGAAATCGTTGTTGTAAATGGTGATATTGCAGAAATCCGTGATTTAACTGAAAGGATTATGAGGCTTAAGGGTGTTGAACATGTGAAACTAACAAGTACAGCTAATGGAGAAGACTTTAATGAACCTGGTCATTCACATGACCACGGACACACTCATTAATTCCTTTTTCTTTTTTTTCATGAAGTTTAAAACTACCAAATATCATTTTGATTTATTAAATGATAATGAACGTTTATCTGCTTTTTATGAAGCTATTAAAGAATATGATGGCAACACATCATTAGCTTATGATTTGGGTTGTGGCAGCGGAATTTTATCTTATTTTTTAAGTTCTCATTTTAAAGAGGTAATCTCTCTTGAAACTGACTACTCAACATATAATTGCGCTAAAGAAAACTTAGCCAATTTTGACAATGTTGATGTGATTAATAGTGATGTTTTAGAATATGATTTTACAAAAAAAGCAGACCTGCTGGTTTGTGAGATGATGGACACTGCCTTAATTGATGAAGAGCAGATTCCAGTTTTAAATCATGCCAAAAGATTTCTAAAAGAAGATGGCACGATAATCCCCAAAGGGATCATTAATTCCTGTGAACTTGTGAATATGGAACGTGAATATATTCATTGGGATGAAAATGTAAATTATGAAGTTTTTTCAGATTCTGTAATCTTTTCCAAATTTGATTTTTTAGATGAAATTAACCCTGAATTCGAAGCGACATTTCCCATAAAAAGTAAAAAAGATGGAATCGTAAATGGTTTAAAAATCACAACATTCACCATATTAAATGATAATATTATTTGCGGTCCGACACCCATGTTAAATCCTCCTTTATTAGTTCCCTTGCAAGAACAATTGGTAAAAGGCAATGAATTTATAAATGTTAAACTAAAATATATTATGGGAAATGGGATTGAGAGTATTGAAACTGATGTTGTTAGGTGAAATATATGGCCTTTGAATCTCAATTAAGTAATTTTTTAGAGGGTTATGAAAAACTAATTGTATTGGGTGTTGGAAACGAGCTTAAGTGTGATGATGGAGTTGGACCTTATATAATTAGGAAATTAAAAGACAAGAACATTGAAAACGATAAATTGCTATTTATTGATGCTCAAACTGTCCCCGAAAATTTCACAGGTAAAATCAGAAAAGAAAACCCGTCTCATCTAATTATTGTAGATGCATGTTTGATGGATAGCGAACCGGGGGATATGAAAATCGTAAATAAATATGATTTTGCAAATATTGGGATTTCAACCCATTCAATGTCATTATCTTTTTTTGTCAGGTTCTTGGAACAGGATAATGACATGAGAATAATATTTGTTGGAATCGAACCGGAATCCATGGATTATGCTGATGCACCAACTGAGAAAGTTGAGTTGGCGGCAAATGATTTTGTAAATATACTGGAAGGGATTATATTATGAAAATTTTATTTATTGGTTCAAGATTATATGATGATATTGATTGGTATGTAAAAAGCAAGGGTGTTGAAAGTGTTCTGACTGAATCAAATGAGGAAGCCATTAACTTGGATTTACCTGATCAAGTATTCATTGTCCCTCGTGGAATGGATGGTCCAAAACAAGTTGCATTAATGCAAAATGTCGATGCTATCGTGCCATTGATCGGAATAGATCCTCCCTTAATTGATGTGGCTCATATGAAAGAGGAAGTGGAAAAGGAATATGACATTCCAGTTATTGCAGCAGGCGTAAGGGCTGTGGAGCTTACTTCAAATAAGATCAACACTAAAGAATTTTACAATGATATTGGTGTTGCCACTCCTGATTATCAGATTTTAAATAGCCCAAAAGATTTAACCCTGGATTTTCCTGTCGTTTTAAAGCAAGGTGAGGGTCAAGGTGGAAAGGATATTAAAATAGCCAAATCAATTGAAGATGTCGAGGAATACTTTGGTGAATTTGACCATGCATTATGTGAAAAATTCGTTGAAGGGTCTGAAATATCTATTGAGGTATTGGGTTTCAATGGTGAATATGTAGCATTGCCTCCAATCTATAAGGGTGAAACAACATTAGAAGGGACTCATCCACTGAATAAAGTTAAAACAGGACCTTGTATGGTTGAAGGATTGGATAATAATCTTGTTCAACACACTGCATATAAAGTAGCTAAAAATCTTGCTTCTGACGGTATTTTTGAGATGGATTTCATGTTCTCTAAAGATGAAAATCAATTATATGCTATAGAAGTAAACACCAGACCAAACGGCACCAGATATTTGACAACAGCTACCTGTGGCATTAATTCTTTATGTGAACTAGTTAACATGGCAATTGGCGAGTTTTCATTAGCCAATATTTCAGATAAACTACAATATTATTACTCCACTGAAATTCCGATAGGTAATTATGAAGGATCTAGTCCAAAAGAGCCTGTAAAATCTTTTGAGGAAAATGACTTTGTCGTTCATGGTCCCGAAGGATATCAAAGGGTAACTGCAAGAGCCAATTCCAAAGAAGAACTTGAAAATTTAGTTGAAAAGTTAACTTAAGTCTGTGTTATAAGTTATAATATATATACTATTATTAATAGATAATTTAATAGTTTAATGAATTTATAGTGTGGTAAGATGAATAATACAGATATGTTAATTCTTTTTTTAATAACATTGTTTGCTACAATATTCTTTACATGGTACATAAAAAGAATATTAATTAAAGCAAGGATTGCAGATAATCCTATAGTTAGTGAACATAGGCATAAAAGCGGTACTCCTACAATGGGCGGTATTGCATTTTTATTTACAATTTCTTTAATTATAGCTTTGTATTATCAGAATACTCCTATTTTAATTTTGTCTTTCATAATGCTTGCTGGAGGAATTGTAGGTTTAGTTGATGATTTGATAGGTCTTAAAGTTAAAGAAGTTCAGAAAATTGTTGTAAATACTTCAGAGGATGTAATTACTTTAGGAAGATTGGATGTTGAACCTGGAGAAGAAGTGAGAGTTGCCACTCCAAAGGCAAAAGCAGAAGTGGATGATTTGTTAAAAGAAGATAAAGTCGAAGTCATTGGTGAAGTTCCAATTAAAACGGAACCTGAAGAACTGGAAAAAATCATCTGTCAAATAGTTTTAGGATTATTTTTAGGTTTAACTGGTGTTGGAACAACTTTAGGCGGTTTCGAATTGGGCATTTTTGCTATTCCTGTTGTTGTAATAGCTATTTTAGGATGTATTAATTCAGTTAACTTAATCGATGGTATGGATGGTCTTGCAGCAGGTATTGTTGGAATTGCATCTATTGCATGTTGCGCATATGGTTATCTATTTGGTCCTGCAACTGTTATCCCACCATTTTTAATTTTAGCAGGTTTATGTTTAGGATTCTTGGTATTTAATAAACATCCTGCTTCAATATTTATGGGAGACACTGGTTCATTTGTATTGGGTACTGGATATGCGGCTGCAGTAATTATAGCTGATGTTCCTTACTTTGGCGTGCTTGCATTGGGTGTTCCAATTATTTCAGTAGTTGTTAGCTTACTTCACAGAGCACATATTATTAAATTGCCTGTAGAACCACTGCATCATACTTTAAATCATTATGGTATGTCTGAGACAAAAATTGTATATAGTTATTGGGGTTTTACAGCGTTATTATGTATTATCGGCATTCTTGCTAAGATGTACATATTCTAATTTTTATTTTTTTGGGGTGATAAGATGGAAATTCAAGATTTGGCAAATATTGTTAATGGAAAATTAGTTGGAAATGATGATTTTTTTTCTATTGATGGATTTACCGGAAAATTTACTTTTTTAAATGATTCACACACAGGAGATATTGTAATAAGGCATTGGATTAATGATACTGGAATTCAGATGGCTTTTAATAAGAATATTGCCTGCTTAATTACTCAAACTCCTAAAGATGGCGCAATTGAAATGGCTGAAAAATTAAATTTCCCATTAATTATTACGGATAATATTGAACTGGCAAATGCCTTTGCACTTTCACATACAATAAAAA
This window contains:
- a CDS encoding glycosyltransferase family 4 protein; the protein is MNNTDMLILFLITLFATIFFTWYIKRILIKARIADNPIVSEHRHKSGTPTMGGIAFLFTISLIIALYYQNTPILILSFIMLAGGIVGLVDDLIGLKVKEVQKIVVNTSEDVITLGRLDVEPGEEVRVATPKAKAEVDDLLKEDKVEVIGEVPIKTEPEELEKIICQIVLGLFLGLTGVGTTLGGFELGIFAIPVVVIAILGCINSVNLIDGMDGLAAGIVGIASIACCAYGYLFGPATVIPPFLILAGLCLGFLVFNKHPASIFMGDTGSFVLGTGYAAAVIIADVPYFGVLALGVPIISVVVSLLHRAHIIKLPVEPLHHTLNHYGMSETKIVYSYWGFTALLCIIGILAKMYIF
- a CDS encoding acetyl-CoA carboxylase biotin carboxylase subunit family protein codes for the protein MKILFIGSRLYDDIDWYVKSKGVESVLTESNEEAINLDLPDQVFIVPRGMDGPKQVALMQNVDAIVPLIGIDPPLIDVAHMKEEVEKEYDIPVIAAGVRAVELTSNKINTKEFYNDIGVATPDYQILNSPKDLTLDFPVVLKQGEGQGGKDIKIAKSIEDVEEYFGEFDHALCEKFVEGSEISIEVLGFNGEYVALPPIYKGETTLEGTHPLNKVKTGPCMVEGLDNNLVQHTAYKVAKNLASDGIFEMDFMFSKDENQLYAIEVNTRPNGTRYLTTATCGINSLCELVNMAIGEFSLANISDKLQYYYSTEIPIGNYEGSSPKEPVKSFEENDFVVHGPEGYQRVTARANSKEELENLVEKLT
- the hycI gene encoding hydrogenase maturation peptidase HycI — its product is MGVGNELKCDDGVGPYIIRKLKDKNIENDKLLFIDAQTVPENFTGKIRKENPSHLIIVDACLMDSEPGDMKIVNKYDFANIGISTHSMSLSFFVRFLEQDNDMRIIFVGIEPESMDYADAPTEKVELAANDFVNILEGIIL